In Nerophis ophidion isolate RoL-2023_Sa unplaced genomic scaffold, RoL_Noph_v1.0 HiC_scaffold_43, whole genome shotgun sequence, the sequence ctgtttgagtgtttttaaatccctgcagcttccatgactgttacacacttgtaaTTACTGACCTGATACTTAAACCTGATTGTTTTATCACACAatcggtttctctccagtgtgtgttctcatgtgtgtggtcatgtattgctttctggagaaactcttcttacaaacagggcaagtaaaaggtttctctccagtatgtattctcatgtgtgtggtcatgtcaggcttcatggagaaactcttcttacaaacagagcaaggaaaaggtttctcaccagtgtgtgtcctcatgtgtgtggtcatgtgttgctttctggagaaactcttcttacaaacagagcaaataaaaggtttctctccagtatgtgttctcatgtgtgtgatcatgacaatctttctggagaaactcttcaaacaagcagagcaagtaaaaggtttctctccagtgtgtgttctcatgtgtgtggtcatgtttgGCTTTGAGGAGAAACTCTTCTCACAGacggagcaagtaaaaggtttctctccagtgtgtgttctcatgtgtgtggtcatgtgatgcttACTGATGAAACACTTCTTACAGACAGAGCAAGTGAAAggtttctcacctgtgtgtgttttcatgtgtaatATCATGACACTCTTAGCGTTGAATCTTTTAGCACAAATtgagcaagcaaaaggtttctctccagtatgtgttctcatgtgtgtggtcatgtcattCTTTCTggggaaactcttcttacaaacagagcaagtaaaaggtttctctccagtatgtattgtcatgtgtgtggtcatgtattgctttctggagaaactcttcttacaaacatgGCAAGtataaggtttctctccagtatgtgttctcatgtgtactgtaaaatTACTCTTATGTCTAAAAGATTTttcacattcagagcagtcaaagtgtttgttgttattttgatgtctcgtatcaccttcagagtcatttttactcttcaaaggtttttggatgtggtcactgtgatcagaagagtctgacatcatgtggtccatgtctgacagtggagcaaagatgctgtctggttctgactttatatcatCTTCGTcattaacctcctccaaccttggaagctgctcccacagttcctcttcttcctctataTGAGTGGGCTCGAGCttcttctgtcccacactggagctccactcctgctgcttggagggaatctcttcatgactctctgctgacacctgctggacgtctgcagaacatagaacacaaatgaggtgttacttattgaagtttgcagtatttaAACTATTCACAGGTGAGTTAGGCCAAATAGACAGCACTCCACGTTATGCATTTATTTAGTttaccttttctttggcccacccctataaagTTATTCATTTTCTCCACCTACATTAAAAAGACAGCATCCATCTATatcttgaaaaacaaaaacaatgatgtGTGTGGTGTTTGAGAACAGTTTGTAAGAGCTTgacagtaaaacttttcatgaactttAACTCACCTTAATGTGCTGGACGTCTTTGATCATTATGACTTTGGTtttggtttagagcaggggtctcaaacatgcggcccgcgggcaaaATTGCGATCCGCgaaacgttattatgcggcccgcgctttgatgtgacaattttatgttggtgcggcccgcgggttaatctgaacggcgcttgataggtcatgcttgcccaagtccccaattttcccgggagacccctgaatttcaaggcaccaattctctcgaagcccctgtcaatttttaccagatcaaaaatattcagggagtgccataaaggcactgcctttagcgccccctatatcctgaattgacagcgtgcaagcccaattagaatagaatagaatagaacataatagactttattgtcattatatttgcatataacgagattaaagactccaacttgagtggcggttgtgggaacaaatatggggtgaaataaataacacaaggggtaataaaggaaaaactaacaattgaaataaacagacaactatccaataaaaataacaagcaatcctgtacaatatacagcacactgtagaaatacaaaatactgtacaatatacagaacaagacatgagtacggaagtaataaataacaatcagtattgcacagtagggtattagggcatgatattgtacaggggtgaattattattattattataagttagagtttaacatggtgacagctctggggaagaatctgtctctgagcctgtttgttctggctctgatgcacctgtagcgcctgcctgatggtagcaggtggaacaggtggtagccagggtgtgtgctgtctttggtgatggtttttgctttcttgaggcaacgggagttatgtaaatgcttcagggagggcagggggcagccgatgattttttgtgcaaactttatgaccctctaattcatctgtttgtctgcttcagtgcagctggcgtaccacactgttatgcagaatggtccagagtcctgttttAAGAAGAAAGCacattttgtatttcatttggaagtcaaggcgctgtagtctggaggaaggctggagaggagcaaaatcc encodes:
- the LOC133546792 gene encoding zinc finger protein OZF-like isoform X1; translation: MCERTIAKYEEELCRTKEEKERQHQLLDAVFKKHQVVLHRTDVQQPPHIKEEGEDPQPPHMKEEEEEVWMSQEGECPVGQEEADVSKFPLTVVSVKTEEHEDKPPESSQLHHSPNVQQVSAESHEEIPSKQQEWSSSVGQKKLEPTHIEEEEELWEQLPRLEEVNDEDDIKSEPDSIFAPLSDMDHMMSDSSDHSDHIQKPLKSKNDSEGDTRHQNNNKHFDCSECEKSFRHKSNFTVHMRTHTGEKPYTCHVCKKSFSRKQYMTTHMTIHTGEKPFTCSVCKKSFPRKNDMTTHMRTHTGEKPFACSICAKRFNAKSVMILHMKTHTGEKPFTCSVCKKCFISKHHMTTHMRTHTGEKPFTCSVCEKSFSSKPNMTTHMRTHTGEKPFTCSACLKSFSRKIVMITHMRTHTGEKPFICSVCKKSFSRKQHMTTHMRTHTGEKPFPCSVCKKSFSMKPDMTTHMRIHTGEKPFTCPVCKKSFSRKQYMTTHMRTHTGEKPIV